Proteins encoded by one window of Paenibacillus urinalis:
- the mutY gene encoding A/G-specific adenine glycosylase, which produces MNHSNAKKFFSTELLHWYMQNKRDLPWRRHRDPYYIWVSEIMLQQTRVDTVIPYFQRFIERFPTIQDLAEAPEEDVLKLWEGLGYYSRARNLQAAARQVMEQHGGEVPNQKDAVFNLKGVGPYTAGAILSIAFNQPQPAVDGNVMRVLSRYFLIEDDIMKGSTRVKMESLAEELIPEGRASDFNQALMELGALVCTPKSPHCLTCPVMEMCTGRIEGREETLPVKKKAKPPRPEQRIAALVVGTGVNEGKVLVRQRPATGLLAKMWELPHMQASAPGELAHLVPHEPAMDLIAGHLLEEGYHVKPTTFWRMAEHTFSHIHWNLQVYHCAEAEAVLTSSMVAEQVEAYKEEGHLYRWIEPKDMDTMAFPNVFLKLLRDYFNELKD; this is translated from the coding sequence ATGAATCATAGCAATGCAAAAAAATTCTTTAGCACGGAGCTGCTTCATTGGTATATGCAAAATAAACGCGATCTTCCGTGGCGGCGACATCGGGACCCGTATTACATATGGGTATCGGAGATCATGCTGCAGCAGACAAGAGTGGATACGGTGATCCCGTATTTTCAGCGTTTTATTGAACGCTTTCCGACGATACAGGATTTGGCAGAGGCTCCTGAGGAGGACGTGCTCAAGCTGTGGGAGGGACTGGGATATTACTCTCGTGCCCGTAATTTGCAGGCAGCCGCAAGGCAGGTCATGGAGCAGCATGGCGGGGAAGTTCCGAACCAGAAGGACGCGGTCTTTAATCTTAAAGGCGTTGGTCCTTACACTGCGGGTGCAATACTGAGCATCGCGTTTAATCAGCCACAGCCTGCGGTAGATGGAAATGTCATGCGGGTGCTGTCACGTTATTTTCTGATCGAAGATGACATTATGAAGGGCAGCACAAGAGTCAAGATGGAGTCGCTGGCAGAGGAGCTCATCCCGGAGGGACGAGCATCGGATTTCAATCAGGCACTAATGGAGCTCGGAGCGCTCGTATGTACACCCAAATCTCCACATTGTCTGACCTGTCCAGTGATGGAGATGTGCACGGGACGGATTGAGGGACGGGAAGAAACCTTACCTGTGAAGAAAAAGGCCAAGCCCCCTCGCCCCGAGCAGAGAATTGCTGCGCTTGTTGTCGGTACGGGGGTGAATGAAGGGAAGGTGCTGGTTCGTCAGCGTCCTGCAACCGGCTTGCTGGCCAAGATGTGGGAGCTTCCTCATATGCAGGCATCAGCACCTGGCGAGCTGGCCCATCTGGTTCCTCACGAGCCTGCGATGGATCTGATTGCCGGACATTTGCTTGAGGAGGGCTATCACGTTAAGCCTACAACGTTCTGGAGAATGGCTGAGCATACCTTCAGCCATATTCATTGGAATCTGCAGGTATATCATTGTGCAGAAGCGGAAGCTGTGCTGACATCCTCTATGGTTGCAGAGCAGGTCGAAGCATATAAGGAAGAAGGACATCTGTACCGATGGATCGAGCCGAAGGATATGGATACCATGGCCTTTCCGAATGTATTTCTGAAATTATTGCGCGATTATTTTAATGAGTTGAAAGACTAG